One genomic region from Bactrocera tryoni isolate S06 chromosome 3, CSIRO_BtryS06_freeze2, whole genome shotgun sequence encodes:
- the LOC120772924 gene encoding protein transport protein Sec61 subunit beta translates to MPAPASSTSVGSGSRSPTKMTAPRSGGAGGSNLKQRKTTSSTTAARSRTTGAGTGGMWRFYTDDSPGIKVGPVPVLVMSLLFIASVFMLHIWGKYNRS, encoded by the exons atg CCTGCACCAGCCAGTTCAACATCCGTGGGCAGCGGTTCACGTTCGCCAACTAAGATGACAGCACCACGCAGTGGTGGTGCTGGTGGTAGCAACCTGAAGCAGCGAAAGACCACAAGTAGCACCACAGCGGCCAGAAGTCGCACCACTGGTGCTGGCACTGGTGGTATGTGGCGCTTCTACACCGATGACTCGCCCGGCATTAAAGT TGGACCCGTGCCCGTGTTGGTGATGTCTCTGCTTTTTATTGCCTCCGTATTCATGCTGCATATTTGGGGTAAATACAACCGTTCTTAA
- the LOC120772923 gene encoding uncharacterized protein LOC120772923, translating into MVEAVVAGAIAIDSDTIGNIDKVDNVTSNASMERCSNIRKLLEEQHRKWWRNQMHGQQEWWADEDSYNLTAFNQINGIWPLGHPLPLPDWAAGCDDEYAKGVLHFDSVWEYEDLNAIIETKLHRMLEETHYDTVNLFVDFYRAFKRTRRSDLKSFFQFYDLPINRRHHMCVSLAMEIMTRIIEIFPVLQHYLYLVSCEEQVMSQSDYIESTDEVGGLNSPHANVEKEHAMVAMKISIAGREGVMILDPGYHIGRAVTVMSDQMYPHTGWFTQSKEARLQRDYCYNYCLQNKKFVEWMERETRGDEQSFKSSLIYVEQPYVTAIDVTVRRNLVYNFRSLLSRDAKGRVFAGIYLPVVPNCNESHFTLFYDGPNDQRIKVKFMFNVFKNPGKIPDNVQQHLCKLAPQLNMKEKELTELCKSLADVINDQDFIQQLLSINEDIGVMSAEN; encoded by the exons ATGGTGGAAGCTGTTGTGGCCGGTGCCATTGCAATTGACTCCGATACGATTGGAAACATTGACAAAGTGGATAATGTGACATCGAATGCATCAATGGAACGCTGCTCGAACATACGTAAACTACTTGAGGAGCAGCATCGCAAATGGTGGCGCAACCAAATGCACGGCCAACAAGAATGGTGGGCCGATGAGGATAGCTACAATTTAACTGCATTCAATCAAATCAATGGAATCTGGCCACTGGGACATCCGCTGCCGTTGCCCGATTGGGCAGCCGGTTGTGATGATGAATACGCCAAAGGCGTACTACATTTCGATTCGGTTTGGGAATATGAAGATCTAAATGCGATTATTGAGACGAAATTACATCGTATGCTCGAGGAGACACATTACGATACAGTTAACTTATTTGTGGACTTTTATCGCGCCTTCAAGCGTACACGTCGCTCGGATCTGAAGTCGTTCTTCCAATTCTACGACTTGCCCATAAACCGGCGCCATCACATGTGTGTCTCATTGGCTATGGAGATAATGACACGCATTATTGAGATCTTTCCAGTGCTACAACattatttgtatttagtttCGTGCGAAGAACAGGTCATGTCGCAAAGTGACTACATTGAAAGCACCGATGAAGTGGGTGGTTTGAACTCGCCGCATGCCAACGTCGAAAAGGAACACGCTATGGTTGCTATGAAAATATCGATTGCCGGACGTGAAGGTGTTATGATATTGGATCCGGGTTATCACATCGGACGTGCCGTTACCGTGATGTCTGACCAAATGTACCCACATACAG GTTGGTTCACACAGTCGAAGGAAGCGCGTCTGCAACGTGACTACTGCTACAACTATTGTTTGCAAAACAAGAAGTTCGTTGAATGGATGGAACGTGAAACACGCGGCGATGAGCAATCATTCAAATCATCACTCATCTACGTCGAACAGCCCTATGTGACGGCGATCGATGTGACAGTGCGTCGCAATCTGGTGTATAACTTCCGCTCGCTGTTGTCGCGTGACGCCAAAGGACGTGTGTTCGCGGGCATTTACCTACCGGTTGTGCCAAACTGCAACGAGTCACATTTCACCCTCTTCTATGATGGACCAAATGATCAGCGCATAAAAGTGAAATTCATGTTCAACGTCTTCAAGAACCCAGGAAAG atTCCCGATAATGTGCAGCAACATTTGTGCAAATTGGCACCGCAGTTAAATATGAAAGAGAAGGAGCTCACCGAACTCTGTAAATCCTTAGCCGATGTCATCAACGATCAAGATTTCATACAACAATTATTGTCCATTAATGAGGATATCGGCGTTATGTCAGCTGAAAATTGA